DNA sequence from the bacterium genome:
GAAGCGGTCGCGCAGGGCCTTCAGGGCCTGCGGCACCAGGCCGTCCTTGGCCACGGCCGCGGTGCCGTGGTCGTCCTTGTGCTCGGGGATCCCGAACAGCAGGTGCGAGCGCAGCCCGAGCTCGACGTCGGCCGCCACCTCCTCGACCAGCTTGTCGACCGAGACGTGCGTGACGCCGGGCATGCTCGAGATCTCGTCGACGTGGCCGCGGCCTTCGACCACGAAGTGCGGGGTGATCAGGTGGCGGGCCGCGATGTCGGTCTCGGCCACGAGCTCCCTCATCAGCGGCGTCGTGCGCAGGCGGCGGGGGCGGTGCAGCAGGTTCATGACGGCATCTCCCGGAATGAAGGGTCCGTGACGGGGCCCAGGCCGCAGGCCCGGGCCATGGCTGACAGGTCGGGCGCGTCGGCGACCAGGGGGTCGAAGCCGGCGGCGCGGGCCGCGGCGGCCGTGGTCTCCCCGATCGCCACGCAGGGCGGGCGCAGCGCGTAGGCCGCGGCGAAGGCGCCCACGGCCGACGGGCTCGCGAAGAAGACGAGGTCGCCCTCTTCGAAGGGGTGCCGGGGCAGATCCCCGGCGGGGACAGGTTCGGTGCGGTACAGGGGCAGCTCGACGACCGTGCAGCCGGCGGCGCGCAGGGCGGCGGCCGGTTCGGAGAGGCGGTGGTCGGGACCCGGCAGCAGCACGCGGGCGGGCGCCGCGCCGGCGGCGACGAAGGCGCGGGCCAGTTCGGCGCCGTCGCGGCAGCGCGCGCCCAGATCGTCGCGCCAGCCGCGGTCGGCCAGGGCGGCGGCGGTGCCGCCGCCGAGGGC
Encoded proteins:
- a CDS encoding uroporphyrinogen-III synthase, translating into MNARPRRIVLTREAAQCRPWRDALAAAGATVLELPLLRYSPLPPPADVDPAAFDWILFTSPQGVHAFADAGLSPGSARVGALGGGTAAALADRGWRDDLGARCRDGAELARAFVAAGAAPARVLLPGPDHRLSEPAAALRAAGCTVVELPLYRTEPVPAGDLPRHPFEEGDLVFFASPSAVGAFAAAYALRPPCVAIGETTAAAARAAGFDPLVADAPDLSAMARACGLGPVTDPSFREMPS